TTTCCAGAAGACTATGAGATTCATAAAATGCGGTTAATATGGAAGTGGATAGCTGAAGATTTTGTCCATTGTGAAGAAGAGAGTCAAAGTTTATTTGAGCTTGGAGAGAGTTACTTGAATGAGCTTCTAAATAGAAGCCTGATTCAGGTAGCAAGTACGAATTCTGATGACACCATTTGGTCTTGCCGTGTGCATGATATGGTACTTGAACTCATTTGCTCCTTGTCAAGAGAAGAAAGTTTTGTTACCACGGTATTAGGAGATAGTAGGCAAAGCATGCCTTCTTCTGGAAGCATGGTTCGCAGGTTATCTCTCCAGAGTACGACTTGGCCTACAATGGAAATGTCAAAATTGAGGTCCGTTACTATCTTCAGTCCCGCTATAATTAATACAATGCCATCCCTTTCGTGTTGTCATCTGCTGCGTGTGTTGGATCTCGAAGGTTGCAATCTCAAGGAACATCCAAGTTTGAGGTTTATCGGGAATTTATTTCACCTGAGGTATCTAAGTCTAGCAGTCACTGGATATGCTGGCGAGCTGCCAGTGGAGATAGCGAAGCTACAGTTTTTGCAGACATTACGCTTAGACGATACTCAAATAGAAGAACTGCCGTCAGGTATTGTAGGCCTAACACAGTTGATGTGCCTATCTGTTGCTGGGCGTACAAGTCTGCCAAATGGGTTGCTGAGGTATCTACCATCCCTAGAAATGCTAGGGGTTGTGAGAGTGGATTCTGCATGCATTGCGGGAGAGCTAGGCCTTCTGACGCAACTGAGAGTCCTTGCAGTGCATCTCTCAATTGACAAGGAATGCAGATGGGATGAAAACATGTGTACAGCTTTGGTGGGGTCTCTTGGGAAATTGCACAAAATCCAATATCTAGTAGTAGACTCAGACATGTCAGCCAATCTCGAAGCAGGCTCAGTGGAGTCCCTGGGCAACCTGAGCTATCTACGTATTGGTACAGCCACTTCCTTGCCAACATGGATTCGCCCTGCATTGCTTCTCTCCTCCCTAGACATAGCGGTGGTTCAAGTGAGAAGGGAGGATATCCAAGTCCTCGGGAGGCTGCAGGCTCTTCGTTATCTTGATTTAACTGTGGCCGGCGACATCATACAAGTGCTGGAAAGGTTCATGGTCAGCCCTGACTCTTTCCCATGTGCAACAACATGTACTTTCGATGGTTTTACAATGGTTCCGTCTACATTCCCACCAGGAGCTATgccaagacttgaaaattttacaTTTGTCATCCCACTAGAGGCTTTCTCGCGAGGTGAATTTACTACTGACGACCTAGCCTTGGGCCACCTCCCCTCCCTTCAGGATGTGAATGTTGGCCTTTATTTTGGAGTTGGGAAAGTCAGCGAAGAGGTGGTAACAAAAGTGACAGACAAGCTAAGGCGCGAGGCGGATGTCCACCCCAACCAGCCCGGCCTTCACCTGGTTGCACGATAATTAGTAGTATTGTAGTAGCTTATTCTAATAATTAGTAGTATTGTAGTAGCTTATTCTAGTTGCTTGATATTTCCATTCCAATCTTACCATGCATGACATTTATTTCGCATGCATGTTTAATTTACACATGGTGCAGTAGTAGCTGCATGGTGTGACAACTCAGTAAATAAACTAGAAAATCCTAGTAATTCACTCACTACCATGCATGACTGGTAATTGGACAAGCTTGATTACCTTGTGGTTTTTTTATATGGCATGGCTAAACTAGACACGTCGCACAGGAAATAAGGACCAATGGGAACTTTTCAGGCTATTAGGTGCTCCCGAGCCACTGTGGACTAGACACGCGACGACGGCCATATGGTCAGGCTCCTGTCGCAGATGGCGTAGAACATATACCATTACAATTATCGCACTTCGGAGATATACCATTAAATATTCACGATATTATAAAACTTTCACAGTGTTTCTTAAAATTTATAGACCAAAATGCCCctaatcttcttcttcttcttcttccactaATCCCCAGTCTCCACCTCTTCCATGACGTCCGGCTCCTCCTCTGCCATGCTTGCCGCCTCCTCGCTCGTCTCCTCCATTGAATGGCAAAGTTGAACTGGTTCAGCGCGAATTCTGCCAACGTGTTGGGCGCGCGGCCGTACCCCGTGCAGCGCAGCACCCCGCACCGCAGCCCCCTGTGCTGCAGCTCCCGCGGCCGCATCGGCACCCCGTGCGCGGCCAGATGTGCGCCGCCGTCGTGCCGGCAGGCACGCTGATACGCTACGTCTCGCCGCGGTTCAGCTGCCAACCGCCGGCCACCGGCACAGAGGCCGCCCACACTGTGAAGGACTCGTCCATCTTCTCCCTTTACTCCCCTGAGTGCCTCAGCGCCAAGCTGCCTGGGGCGCGTCGATGGCGGCGACGGTAGCCTGGTGTGGGGGCAAATGGGTGAGTGGACCTAGGGAGTGAGGGACCGACGGGCGACGAGCGACGACCGAGCAAGGGAGAGGCCGAGAGGGAAACGACCTCCCagacgccgccgtggcgccgctggcggccaccgcgccgccgcagaAGCGCGACGAATGGAGCGCGAGCGAGAGCGAGGACGGGCGGCTGAGCTGGACTGCGGCGGCGAGCGAGGCCGGGGTGGAGCTTCGTGCGGGCGCGGCAGGGCCGAGAGGAGGTAGGTGCCGCACGAGCAGCCGGCGAGGCGGCCGAGCCGGTCCACGGCCGCGCGGGGCCGGGTCGAAGCACCGCCCCCGCGGCCTGACGGGCGGCCGAGCTGGaccgcggtggcgcgcggccgCGGGGCCAGGCTGGACCGGGGCGCGCACGGGACCAGGCTGGAGCACGGGCGGCAGACATGACGGCGGGGATGAGGAGAGAAGAGGGGAGAGAAATGAGAGAGGATATGGGAGGAAGGAGATGAGGGTATTTTGGTCCAACTTTTTTTATAAACACACTGAAGGGATATGTAGTGGTATATCTTCAAGAATTGTAAAATTGTGATGACATATTTATAGTATCGCGACTAGTAATGGTATATCTCCGAAGTGCAATAATTGTAATGGTATAAATCCAATTaaccttttaaacaaacatagATCGAGTGCAAAGAAAACTAAGTGCCTATATGTGTAGTAGAATACCATATTGTCTCCAATTTGATTTAAGATGTCCATGTCATTTAAGATCTCTAATTTTGTACTTTTAGCATCCTTAAATTCCTTTacctttcaaatttgaaataacaTCACTTAACAACTCCTTTCCAAAAGTATATATTTATATGCATATCCTAGCATCATATAATAGAATTTCACCTCTTCTTTTCCTTATGCTGAATAATATAAGTTTTTGGTTTTAAGTTGTCGATTTCATATAGAGAACATATTGTGTGTGGACAGACTTGATAAGGTCACAAGTAATACCGCTTACAAATATAGATGCCTTTGATTTCGAGCAAATTGGTGAGCCAAAAGTTCAGTATCCAAAATCATGTGTGCATTTAAGCTGAGGTAGATAAGGACACACTGGAAGTATGAAGTCATTTTCATGATTGTCACTTGAGTTCTTTTTAAAACTGGCATGTTGCAAACATATTGTAAATTTAGTTTCATGCATTGCTTGATCAATTAAGGTACCTTTTTAGAAAAAAGACTGTTGTTTTGTTTAGTAGAGCATCTAGATTATGCTACACCCATGCAACAATCAGTAAATTAGTTGCTCCCTTGAAATAGACTACAATCGTATTCCTAACTGCATACTCTTTCAAGTTCGAAGAGCAGCTCATTGTGATGAATGGTCAATCATTGCACATTTAGCGTTTGTTCTCTTTAGGTACAAGCAACTGGTGCATGCATTAACCCTTTTGATTGGTCACACACTCTCTATAGCTTAGATCCCACTCAGCACAGATAGGTGTGCAACTTGATTTGTTTTGCATGTTCTGTTTCCACTCCTTCATGTTGCCTCTGTTTTGTGTGCAGGTGCTGGGTCGGTCTGATTGGTACCAGGGGCAGTAGAGTTTGTTCTTTTTTCATGGCTGCAATGCAAGGTTGGCGCTGAGAAGTCTATGATGTCTCTTTTAAATGATTTCCGGGCGTGTTCCCAACATTTGATGAAGAGAGCCAGCAACAAGCATGGCACACTACATCTCGAGAGTCAGGTGCAGGAGTTCACGCCTGCATTCTTCGTAACAAATAAGAGGCGTGCTGCTACGTATCCATCAAGGTGAATTGAGTCTCCAGCGCGGCAACTCCTTCAAGCCAAACCTTGTCCACATGCTCCAACTCCATTCCAACCTTATCCGCATGTGTCTGGCCTCTCGAGTCTGGAGTCTTGCATCGGCCGCTCGCTGACTAGTACCTAGCTAGCGTCTCGGCATGCCAAACTTCAAGTTGATTATCTTGCATTGTTCTACAAACACTCACAAACAAACTCACCCACCaaccctttttttttttgcaatggGTCCATATGCCGATGTTGCTTCCTGCCTTCTATTTAAAAAATTAGAACGATTACACATTAAAGAAAAATGAAATACCCTGCATGTGAGACCATGCATTCTGGCTCTGCTACTGCCTCACTCCTTCCATCTATAAATACTAGCCATCTCCTCCTCACTTAACACAAGGAAAGACGAAAATAGCTGACCTATATCCAGGATAACACACACCCACTCTCCCCTCCCGCTAGCCATGGCCTCTTACGCAATAACTCCCGTTCAAAGTGAGCTTAAGATGACCCTGTATAACAAGGAGGTGTATGCTGGACCGGACATCAACGGAGTAACCATTATAAATAGGCAGCCAATGGGTACAACCTGGGTCTTTTCGTGGCCTGTAACCGATGGGCCAGCTGCCAATGCAAATATCGTCGGCCATCTGCAGGGCACAGGTGTTCAAGTGGCCAATAATCCCAAAGTACAGAAAGGATTAAATGAATAATTTTATTTATAGTTTATACtaaatttaaatatttaaacAACTTTAGTTTAGTGTACAAAGTACAGATCAAACTAGCTAGACCTTGAAGCTAGAGCTGCATGCGCCCCACAGGCCATAAGCTCCATGGGCGAATGCCCTTTTTCTACAAGCATTATCAATATCTATGAAGACTTAAAAGCCTACTCCCATATATATGAAATTCCTTATGTATGGAACTACACAACTTCATGCAAGATATAAGCCTGTATATTTCTCaacttagggtgtgttcgtttcctgccTTCtgaattttagacccatcatatcaaagagaatcttgtcatttagaagtattaaataaagtctaattataaaactttttgcacagatgggtgctaattcgcgagataaatttaatgagcctaattaatccataatttgccacagtgatgctacagtaatcatccgctaatcatggac
Above is a genomic segment from Panicum hallii strain FIL2 chromosome 8, PHallii_v3.1, whole genome shotgun sequence containing:
- the LOC112903018 gene encoding putative disease resistance protein At1g50180 isoform X1, whose amino-acid sequence is MEVATGALGTLIPKLGQLLQDEYNLQKGAKKNIEFLSKELERIRAALCNVGEVPVEQLNELVRIWSRDVRELSYDMEDIVDTFMGRVQGPDTPSKKSAKRFIKKLGNIVTKAKTRHEIAKEIKDIKERVREVAERRDRYKVDAIKPVKTLVDPRITALYTKTTDLVGIDEAREELITRLTKGDGMSAQQQRVVSIVGFGGLGKTTLAKAVYDQLRVQFDCTAFVSVSQNPDLNKLLKNLLYELDKQKHAKIHSTMLEERHLIDLIREFLQNKRYLIVIDDIWDMKPWGILQCSLHDNGLKSIIITTTRILDVAEQIGGCYKQKPLTHESSKKLFYGRIFGSEGTCPGQYFEVSEKILKKCGGVPLAIITTSSLLANKSGNIKEWNDVCGSIGSGLARNPSMDGMRKILLLSYHDLPAHLKACLLYLSIFPEDYEIHKMRLIWKWIAEDFVHCEEESQSLFELGESYLNELLNRSLIQVASTNSDDTIWSCRVHDMVLELICSLSREESFVTTVLGDSRQSMPSSGSMVRRLSLQSTTWPTMEMSKLRSVTIFSPAIINTMPSLSCCHLLRVLDLEGCNLKEHPSLRFIGNLFHLRYLSLAVTGYAGELPVEIAKLQFLQTLRLDDTQIEELPSGIVGLTQLMCLSVAGRTSLPNGLLRYLPSLEMLGVVRVDSACIAGELGLLTQLRVLAVHLSIDKECRWDENMCTALVGSLGKLHKIQYLVVDSDMSANLEAGSVESLGNLSYLRIGTATSLPTWIRPALLLSSLDIAVVQVRREDIQVLGRLQALRYLDLTVAGDIIQVLERFMVSPDSFPCATTCTFDGFTMVPSTFPPGAMPRLENFTFVIPLEAFSRGEFTTDDLALGHLPSLQDVNVGLYFGVGKVSEEVVTKVTDKLRREADVHPNQPGLHLVAR